One segment of Cololabis saira isolate AMF1-May2022 chromosome 9, fColSai1.1, whole genome shotgun sequence DNA contains the following:
- the LOC133451343 gene encoding uncharacterized protein LOC133451343: MGSSSSSDVSITKYFDMDGKEVEPGDLIQIFRDGYQHWAVYVGCGNVVHLRVAESGAGKGEVLKQTLEDVVEKDNWSVNNLLDHEYKRHPADDIVKEACSLAITGWQYDLDTHNCEHFATEMRYGKPESRQGAKPGDLIEIFRRWYQHWAVYVGDGNIVHFVTPRWLARTGVVWKQKLGDVLKNNWWKVNNLLDHKYRPRPADDIVRDACSLADTERQYNLKKSNCEHFATEMRYGKAESQQGAKPGDLIEIFRRWYQHWAVYVGDGNIVHLTIPRWLARTGIVWKQKLGDVLKNNWWNVNNLLDHKYRPRPADDIVFTGGYRTAVQPEEVKL, translated from the exons ATGGGTT CTTCTAGCAGCTCAGATGTTTCAATCACGAAATACTTTGACATG GATGGAAAGGAAGTCGAACCTGGAGACCTGATCCAGATCTTCCGTGATGGTTATCAGCACTGGGCTGTTTATGTTGGTTGTGGAAACGTCGTTCACCTCAGAGTAGCCG AGTCGGGGGCTGGTAAGGGCGAAGTGTTGAAGCAGACGTTGGAGGACGTGGTGGAGAAGGACAACTGGAGTGTCAACAATCTCCTGGATCATGAATACAAACGTCATCCAGCTGATGATATCGTGAAGGAGGCCTGTTCACTGGCGATTACAGGATGGCAGTACGACCTGGACACGCACAACTGTGAACACTTCGCCACTGAGATGCGCTACGGCAAGCCTGAGAGTcggcag GGGGCCAAACCTGGAGACCTGATTGAGATCTTCCGTCGTTGGTATCAGCACTGGGCTGTTTATGTTGGTGATGGAAACATCGTTCACTTCGTAACACCCA GGTGGTTGGCTCGTACGGGCGTCGTGTGGAAGCAGAAGTTGGGGGACGTGTTGAAGAACAACTGGTGGAAAGTCAACAATCTCCTGGATCATAAATACAGACCTCGTCCAGCTGATGATATCGTGAGAGATGCCTGTTCACTGGCGGATACAGAACGGCAGTACAACCTGAAGAAGTCAAACTGTGAACACTTCGCCACTGAGATGCGCTACGGCAAGGCtgagagtcagcag GGGGCCAAACCTGGAGACCTGATTGAGATCTTCCGTCGTTGGTATCAGCACTGGGCTGTTTATGTTGGTGATGGAAACATCGTTCACTTAACAATACCCA GGTGGTTGGCTCGTACGGGCATCGTGTGGAAGCAGAAGTTGGGGGACGTGTTGAAGAACAACTGGTGGAATGTCAACAATCTCCTGGATCATAAATACAGACCTCGTCCAGCTGATGATATCGTGTTCACTGGCGGATACAGAACGGCAGTACAACCTGAAGAAGTCAAACTGTGA
- the LOC133450872 gene encoding phospholipase A and acyltransferase 4-like → MSFSSCSDVSITKYFDKNKKEVQPGDLIEIFRRLYQHWAVYVGCGNIVHFGKAEDGSSSSSSSSSSGGGGVERVLREKLEKVVGNDDWKVNNLLDDKYKPLPANDIVEEACKLVNTELEFKLLKSNCEHFATQMRYGRSECRQVKAAMEKGGKVASGVQRTSHC, encoded by the exons ATGTCTT tttcTAGCTGCTCAGATGTTTCAATCACGAAATATTTTGACAAG AATAAAAAGGAGGTCCAACCTGGAGACCTGATTGAGATCTTCCGTCGTTTGTATCAGCACTGGGCTGTTTATGTTGGTTGTGGAAACATCGTTCATTTCGGAAAAGCCG AGGACGGATcaagctccagcagctccagcagctccagcggtggtggtggtgttgaGAGAGTTTTGAGAGAGAAACTGGAGAAAGTGGTGGGAAATGACGACTGGAAAGTCAACAATCTCCTGGATGATAAATACAAACCTCTTCCAGCTAATGATATCGTGGAGGAGGCCTGTAAACTGGTGAATACAGAACTGGAGTTCAAACTGTTAAAGTCCAACTGTGAACACTTCGCTACTCAGATGCGCTACGGCAGGTCTGAGTGCcggcag GTGAAGGCCGCAATGGAAAAAGGTGGAAAAGTCGCCTCAGGTGTCCAGCGAACATCCcactgctga